The following coding sequences are from one Shewanella eurypsychrophilus window:
- the dbpA gene encoding ATP-dependent RNA helicase DbpA: MSFSTLTLKPELVSNLKTMGYDSMTAIQAQSLPAILNGEDVIGQGKTGSGKTAAFGLGLLNKLDVKRFRIQSLVLCPTRELADQVAKEIRTLARGIHNIKVLTLCGGVPMGPQIGSLEHGAHIIVGTPGRIIDHLSRELLNLENVNTLVLDEADRMLEMGFLPDLDYIMAEMPRERQTLLFSATFPKQIQKVAEQIMFEPVMVKVASTHDSSSIDQHFYQIDSNKDRQKALRLLLLQHRPESAVVFCNTKRETKDVAATLANDGFSVVALHGDLEQRDRDITLMQFANKSASVMVATDVAARGLDIEALDMVINYEFAFDTEVHIHRIGRTGRAGSKGTAFTFYTHDDDYKIKLLEEYMDRDIVSEGLPPENLLDTFPTQPKMVTLQIEGGKKNKVRPGDILGALTGEDGIQGSEVGKIKITEFRSYVAVDRKVAKRALHKIVNGKLKGRMYRAWEMR; the protein is encoded by the coding sequence GTGTCTTTCTCAACATTGACCCTGAAACCTGAGCTAGTCAGTAACCTAAAAACCATGGGTTACGACTCGATGACAGCCATTCAGGCGCAAAGCTTACCGGCTATCTTGAACGGTGAAGATGTGATTGGCCAAGGTAAAACAGGCTCAGGTAAAACTGCAGCTTTTGGCTTAGGTCTGTTGAACAAGTTAGATGTGAAGCGTTTTCGCATTCAGTCGCTAGTCTTATGTCCGACTCGTGAGCTAGCCGATCAGGTAGCGAAAGAGATCCGTACTCTGGCTCGTGGTATTCACAACATCAAGGTACTGACCTTATGTGGCGGTGTTCCTATGGGGCCGCAGATTGGCTCACTAGAGCATGGAGCCCACATCATAGTGGGTACGCCAGGTCGGATCATAGATCACCTGTCACGTGAGCTTTTAAACCTAGAAAACGTCAACACCTTAGTGCTCGACGAAGCCGACCGTATGTTAGAAATGGGCTTCTTGCCTGATCTAGATTACATCATGGCCGAGATGCCACGTGAACGTCAGACCTTATTATTTAGCGCCACATTTCCTAAGCAGATCCAAAAGGTCGCAGAACAGATCATGTTTGAGCCTGTGATGGTCAAGGTCGCATCCACTCATGATAGCAGCAGTATCGATCAGCATTTTTATCAGATCGACAGTAATAAAGACCGCCAAAAAGCGCTGCGCTTATTACTGTTGCAGCACCGCCCTGAAAGCGCCGTAGTTTTTTGTAATACCAAGCGTGAGACCAAAGATGTGGCCGCCACATTAGCCAATGATGGCTTTAGTGTCGTGGCACTCCATGGTGATCTAGAGCAGAGAGACAGAGACATCACCTTGATGCAGTTCGCCAATAAGAGTGCCTCTGTTATGGTAGCAACCGATGTTGCTGCTCGAGGCTTGGATATCGAAGCATTGGATATGGTGATTAACTACGAATTCGCTTTCGATACCGAAGTGCACATTCACCGAATCGGCCGTACAGGCCGCGCTGGTAGCAAGGGCACCGCCTTTACCTTCTATACCCATGATGATGACTATAAAATCAAGTTGTTAGAAGAGTATATGGATCGTGATATTGTCAGTGAAGGTTTACCACCAGAGAATTTGTTAGACACCTTTCCGACTCAGCCTAAGATGGTTACCTTACAGATTGAAGGTGGTAAGAAGAACAAGGTTCGTCCCGGCGATATCTTAGGTGCACTTACTGGCGAAGATGGTATTCAGGGCTCTGAAGTCGGCAAGATTAAGATCACCGAATTCCGCTCATATGTCGCGGTAGACCGTAAAGTAGCCAAGCGTGCGCTGCATAAGATCGTCAACGGCAAGCTTAAAGGTCGCATGTATCGTGCATGGGAAATGCGCTAG
- a CDS encoding methyl-accepting chemotaxis protein, protein MLKLNIRRKVVLTTLASVVLSILIISIYSLNTSRSIILESTLERELPAVLGEVANDIDSQLLMPITIAKVMANNIDYQAIIRDGDKPESHQSIINYLSNINREFNTITAFIVSADSGRYFTPNGLFKTISQSDPKDQWFYNFMSSGEEYGLSLDVDESSKIPTLFINYLMKVDGRPSAVAGVGLSLASLSDSIKQYQIGTNGKVFLTDGEGKIKLHPDTSYIGKNLNNLGDIDTGTLLQKQDFATSEYEDSGTDMLVASRYLPEIGWYLVAQVPRDEIFGALNRATWSLAVMGLVIAILFMVISAWLINKLISPFGELAKMLEAIGEGEGDLTIRLDDSRDDEVGNMAKGYNKFVSYLSSTLRSVSATGSDLFEAVERIDNQAKHMEGDITDQVSKIEQIATAIHEMGMTAEEIAGSANNAAENAQVAEEAVIQGNNSVQKTISSVSSMSEQLTKTSQTISQLAEDADSIDTVLEVIRAVSEQTNLLALNAAIEAARAGEQGRGFAVVADEVRTLASRSHASTEEIRAIIEKLQSKTREAVEAIERSTELSTESQAEATISGEHLHTISENIKVMNEMSVQIATATGEQSNVVGEINPHVTAIADISSTSSQVVQQTSVDCSDLREMAVQLNELVSRFKI, encoded by the coding sequence ATGTTGAAACTGAATATCCGGCGCAAGGTAGTGCTCACTACCTTGGCTTCTGTCGTTCTGTCTATCTTAATCATTAGCATCTATTCACTAAACACCAGTCGATCTATAATTTTAGAGAGCACTCTTGAGCGAGAGTTACCTGCGGTGCTAGGTGAAGTCGCGAACGACATTGATTCACAGCTACTTATGCCAATCACGATAGCTAAGGTTATGGCAAATAATATCGATTACCAAGCCATTATCAGAGATGGTGATAAACCAGAATCACATCAAAGTATCATCAATTACCTCAGCAATATAAATCGAGAATTCAACACAATTACAGCCTTTATCGTCTCAGCTGACAGCGGCCGCTACTTTACGCCAAACGGATTGTTTAAAACCATTTCTCAGTCAGACCCAAAAGATCAGTGGTTTTATAACTTTATGTCCAGTGGCGAAGAATATGGCCTAAGTTTAGATGTTGATGAAAGCAGCAAGATCCCCACTCTGTTTATCAACTACCTCATGAAAGTAGATGGTAGGCCGAGTGCTGTAGCTGGAGTAGGCTTATCGCTTGCTAGTTTGTCAGACAGCATCAAACAGTATCAGATAGGGACAAACGGTAAGGTGTTTCTGACTGATGGTGAAGGCAAGATAAAACTGCATCCAGATACAAGCTATATAGGTAAAAATCTTAATAATTTAGGTGACATTGACACCGGCACTCTACTGCAGAAGCAAGATTTTGCCACTTCAGAATATGAAGATTCAGGAACCGATATGTTAGTTGCGAGCCGTTATCTACCAGAAATCGGCTGGTACCTAGTAGCACAAGTGCCTCGTGATGAAATATTTGGCGCGCTAAATCGAGCAACCTGGTCTTTGGCTGTCATGGGGCTTGTTATCGCAATTCTATTTATGGTCATTAGCGCATGGCTGATTAACAAGCTTATCTCTCCCTTCGGTGAACTGGCCAAAATGTTAGAAGCGATTGGTGAAGGTGAAGGCGATCTGACTATACGTCTCGATGACTCAAGAGATGATGAAGTTGGCAACATGGCCAAAGGTTATAACAAGTTTGTCAGTTACCTTAGTAGCACACTTAGAAGTGTTTCAGCCACAGGTAGCGATCTCTTCGAAGCAGTAGAGAGAATTGATAATCAAGCCAAACATATGGAAGGTGACATCACAGATCAAGTAAGCAAAATTGAACAGATAGCAACTGCAATTCATGAAATGGGCATGACCGCAGAGGAGATTGCTGGCAGCGCTAATAATGCAGCCGAAAATGCTCAGGTTGCTGAAGAGGCTGTTATACAAGGTAACAATTCAGTACAGAAAACAATCTCAAGCGTATCGAGCATGAGTGAACAGCTCACTAAAACGAGTCAAACTATTAGTCAGCTTGCCGAAGATGCTGATTCTATTGATACCGTATTAGAAGTTATTCGTGCAGTATCAGAACAAACTAACTTACTGGCACTCAATGCAGCAATCGAAGCCGCACGTGCTGGAGAGCAAGGCAGAGGCTTTGCAGTCGTTGCAGATGAAGTTCGGACACTTGCATCACGAAGTCATGCATCTACCGAAGAGATCCGTGCCATTATCGAGAAATTGCAGTCTAAAACTCGAGAAGCGGTAGAGGCGATTGAACGCAGTACAGAACTCAGCACTGAAAGCCAAGCTGAAGCGACTATTTCAGGTGAGCACTTACACACCATCTCAGAAAACATCAAGGTGATGAATGAGATGAGTGTTCAGATTGCTACAGCTACAGGGGAGCAGTCAAATGTGGTTGGAGAGATAAACCCACATGTCACAGCGATCGCTGATATATCGAGTACTAGCAGTCAAGTCGTACAGCAAACATCTGTAGACTGTAGTGACCTGCGTGAGATGGCTGTACAGCTCAACGAACTAGTATCCAGGTTCAAGATATAG
- a CDS encoding MFS transporter — MNDRVSTKPEFPRIFWIANGVELLERAAYYGVFIVITLYLSRILGFTDIEAAWLAGSFSAGLYFLPTFSGALADKMGFRGALLLAFGLLTLGYSGLALFPALLESQGLVEYGKEAIYHGLKEADIRWAIIPILIVIMIGGSFIKAVITGTVAKSTTAANRAKGFSIFYMMVNIGAFSGKTVVKPLRESMGDLGLINLNYFAATMTLIAFVSIYFFFKNAETNSEGKSLAEIWSALTRVVRNGRLISLTIIISGFWMVQHQLYATMPKYVLRMAGEGASPSWYANVNPLVVFLSVSLVTAMMSKRSALSSMTVGMLIMPISALLMASGNMLSGESIMGMHPIAFMMIIGIVFQGLAECFISPRFLEYFSLQAPKGEEGLYLGFSHLHSFISSLLGFGLSGYLLQAYCPDPRIFDNHEQWVAASANAHYIWYFFAAVATVSAISLIIYGVIIRKLDGKKEQQAELVTA, encoded by the coding sequence ATGAATGATAGAGTTTCAACAAAACCAGAATTCCCTAGGATATTTTGGATCGCTAACGGTGTCGAACTGTTAGAGCGCGCAGCGTATTATGGGGTGTTCATCGTGATCACCTTATATCTGTCTCGTATTCTAGGTTTTACTGATATTGAAGCTGCTTGGTTAGCGGGCTCATTCTCAGCTGGGCTATACTTTCTTCCCACATTTAGTGGGGCTTTGGCCGATAAGATGGGCTTTAGGGGAGCTTTACTCTTAGCGTTTGGACTATTAACTTTAGGCTATTCTGGTCTTGCCCTCTTCCCCGCCTTATTAGAGTCACAAGGCTTAGTTGAGTATGGTAAAGAAGCCATCTATCACGGCTTAAAAGAGGCTGATATTCGTTGGGCGATTATCCCTATATTGATTGTTATTATGATCGGTGGCTCTTTTATCAAGGCCGTGATCACCGGTACAGTTGCTAAGTCCACCACTGCGGCCAATCGTGCTAAAGGCTTTTCAATCTTCTATATGATGGTGAACATTGGTGCCTTTTCGGGAAAGACGGTAGTCAAGCCATTACGAGAGTCAATGGGAGATCTCGGGTTAATTAACCTCAACTACTTCGCTGCGACGATGACACTGATTGCTTTTGTCAGTATCTACTTTTTCTTTAAAAACGCAGAAACCAATAGTGAAGGAAAGTCACTTGCTGAGATCTGGTCTGCATTGACTCGCGTCGTCCGCAATGGTCGTTTAATTTCGCTGACAATTATTATCAGCGGTTTTTGGATGGTTCAGCATCAGCTGTATGCGACTATGCCAAAATATGTATTACGTATGGCTGGTGAGGGGGCTTCTCCTTCTTGGTATGCCAACGTCAATCCACTAGTGGTTTTCCTTTCTGTAAGCCTAGTAACAGCAATGATGAGCAAGCGCAGCGCACTGTCATCTATGACTGTAGGTATGCTTATCATGCCCATATCGGCATTATTAATGGCCTCAGGCAATATGCTGTCAGGCGAAAGTATCATGGGAATGCATCCTATCGCCTTTATGATGATTATTGGTATTGTGTTCCAAGGTTTAGCGGAGTGTTTCATCTCGCCGCGTTTCCTCGAGTACTTTTCACTGCAAGCTCCTAAAGGGGAAGAGGGACTTTATCTTGGTTTCTCACACCTTCATTCGTTTATTAGCTCCTTGTTAGGTTTTGGTCTGTCAGGCTACCTGTTACAGGCTTATTGTCCAGATCCAAGGATCTTTGATAATCATGAGCAATGGGTTGCAGCGTCTGCTAACGCTCATTACATTTGGTATTTCTTTGCTGCAGTAGCCACCGTATCGGCTATCTCATTGATCATATACGGGGTAATTATTAGAAAACTCGATGGTAAAAAAGAGCAGCAAGCCGAGCTCGTTACTGCCTGA